The Oleiphilus messinensis DNA segment TTTCAATATCAACAAGCCTATTGCCCTCGGAAACATTGATACGATTCAGAATTTTGTCCATCTATATGACGAACACTGGTTTATTCTGGTTCACGTTGAGATCGAGGCAAAGGCAGCACTGTTACTGTCGGCAATCGAGCATTTTATTGCCCATGACAATAGCGATATAGATAGTACGCTGAACGCGATTCTCAGCGCCATGGAAGACATGGTCAGCACGCTGAAACGTATCCCGGAGCGTATGTCGCCTGATCTGTATTTCAGCCACTTTCGTCCGTATATCCGCTTTTTTGAGCATGTCGAATATGAAGGTACCGATATCGGCACAATCGATTTTCGCGGCGAAACCGGCGCACAAAGCAGTATCATTCCCGTGCTGGTGAGCTTTCTTAAAATTCCCCATGAAGCGACGGAACTAACAGACCATTTGCGCGATATGCGTCGCTATATGCCAATCAGCCACGTAACCTTTTTGGAACAGGTGGAAAAAACCACCGATATTCGCCTGCGCTGCGATAAAACGCTTTATAACAATACCCTTGAAGCGATCGCACAATTTCGGGAAATTCACTATCAATGGGCAATCGAGTATATCGACAAACACGTTGCCGATCCGAGAGGTACCGGCGGCACCCCCTACATGCGCTGGCTCAAGCAGCTCATTGATGAAACCCGGGGCTTTAAAATTCAGTAACCGTTACCGGGTATCAACTCCACCAATTTTTATCGCACTGTAAATATTTACAAAATATAAAAAGCACAGAAACATACAAAACCTCGCCAAAACAAAGAAAAAATAAGGCGTACTGATTTCAGAGCCTTAAAAATCACACTTTTATTTCTTTTGAACTCTAACTAAAATTAACGATAAGCATCAAACTTACACTCACGCTGAATACTCGCATTAGTTGAGGGAATCGTATCGAGTTAACAACACAGCACTTAAATAAGGGCCACAATTCATGATTTCTGAAGACAAATACAGTATCGAAAATACTGATTATTCTGTCGGCCAGGACAATGTGCAAAAATGGGGATTTGATGTCCACAACCCTGTTTTTGCCGTTAGCGCCGGCTTGATTCTCCTCTTTCTCGTTGCCACCTTGGTCAGCGATGCCTCCGCGGCCAAAGCCGCCCTCGATGGCCTGAAATGGAAAATCATTGCCAACTTCGATGTATTGTTTATCTGGGCGGGAAATATTTTCCTGATTTTCTGTCTGGCACTGATCTTTTCACCTTACGGGAAAATTCGCTTGGGGGGCGACACCGCCGTTCCCGAACACTCCATGATTTCGTGGCTGTCCATGCTCTTCGCAGCCGGTATGGGCATTGGACTGATGTTCTGGAGTGTCGCTGAACCCGTAGCCTATTTTACCGGCTGGTATAAAACGCCTTTAAACGTCGCCGCGAATAGCAGTGAAGCCGCAGACCTTGCCTTGGGGGCGACGATGTTTCACTGGGGCCTGCACCCGTGGGCGATCTATGGTGTGGTTGCGTTATCCATGGCCTTTTTTGCCTACAATAAGGGACTGCCATTATCAATCCGCTCTATTTTTTATCCCCTTCTCGGAGATCGGACCTGGGGTTGGCCCGGCCACATCGTCGATATTCTTGCCGTACTGGCGACACTATTCGGGCTGGCCACATCCCTTGGCCTGGGTGCTCAGCAAGCCTCGAGTGGCATCAATCATGTTTTTGGTACCGATGGCGGCACCGGATTACAAATTCTGGTCATAATTGGTGTGACGGCACTTGCCATTATCTCCGTGGTGCGCGGTATCGACGGAGGCGTAAAGGTTCTCAGCAATATCAACATGATTGTCGCATTTGCTCTGCTGATTTTTGTAGCCCTGGTTGCATTTGCGGTCACAATGGGCACCATACCAAAGACATTAGGTGCCTACCTGGAAAATATTATCCCCCTGAGTAATCCCCACGGGCGGGAGGATGAAGCCTGGTTTCAGGGCTGGACCGTATTTTACTGGGCGTGGTGGATATCCTGGTCACCTTTTGTGGGGATGTTCATTGCCCGAGTGTCTAAGGGGCGTACTGTCCGGCAATTCTTAATCGCCGTACTGATTGTGCCAACCTTGATTACGGTACTGTGGATGTCTGTCTTTGGCGGTCTGGCAATAGATCAGGTAATTAATAAAGTGGGTACGCTGGGATCGGATGGACTG contains these protein-coding regions:
- a CDS encoding BCCT family transporter, which encodes MISEDKYSIENTDYSVGQDNVQKWGFDVHNPVFAVSAGLILLFLVATLVSDASAAKAALDGLKWKIIANFDVLFIWAGNIFLIFCLALIFSPYGKIRLGGDTAVPEHSMISWLSMLFAAGMGIGLMFWSVAEPVAYFTGWYKTPLNVAANSSEAADLALGATMFHWGLHPWAIYGVVALSMAFFAYNKGLPLSIRSIFYPLLGDRTWGWPGHIVDILAVLATLFGLATSLGLGAQQASSGINHVFGTDGGTGLQILVIIGVTALAIISVVRGIDGGVKVLSNINMIVAFALLIFVALVAFAVTMGTIPKTLGAYLENIIPLSNPHGREDEAWFQGWTVFYWAWWISWSPFVGMFIARVSKGRTVRQFLIAVLIVPTLITVLWMSVFGGLAIDQVINKVGTLGSDGLTEVPLAMFQMFEQLPFSTLLSIIAIVLVLVFFITSSDSGSLVIDSITAGGKIDAPVTQRIFWAAIEGAIAAALLWIGGTEAIQALQAGAISTGLPFTIVLLLMCVSLILGFRTERFNH
- a CDS encoding PrnB family protein yields the protein MLDDLAQRGFLPRQDPATDFQRHSELHALDQLGRDLPSLLLENDFRQFACALTLPHWPEHTVTEASLPELRLYYVRLGFLASAYINQVGQAQAKILPKNIAVPLVAACKLLKRPPILSYDGYALYNWKRFNINKPIALGNIDTIQNFVHLYDEHWFILVHVEIEAKAALLLSAIEHFIAHDNSDIDSTLNAILSAMEDMVSTLKRIPERMSPDLYFSHFRPYIRFFEHVEYEGTDIGTIDFRGETGAQSSIIPVLVSFLKIPHEATELTDHLRDMRRYMPISHVTFLEQVEKTTDIRLRCDKTLYNNTLEAIAQFREIHYQWAIEYIDKHVADPRGTGGTPYMRWLKQLIDETRGFKIQ